A region from the Melanotaenia boesemani isolate fMelBoe1 chromosome 11, fMelBoe1.pri, whole genome shotgun sequence genome encodes:
- the LOC121648678 gene encoding uncharacterized protein LOC121648678 has product MPEYDKLFYLYVSNRCNMYATAVLAQDSCAGGRKQPIAYYSARLDDVARGWPPCYQGLAAVHMAYEKASAITKSYPVVIYTHHKITELINHSKLVLTTARCLQYLPLLTYPDVTIKRCETTNPANMLPFEFEGDTHECVAETTRYTKLRPDLESEPLDNAQVTYYVDGSCFRDHMGTHAGYAVVQQKEGTFVTIKAEKCLQPCSAQLAELYGLTAACELAKDSSANIYTDSAYAHGVCHLFGAVWKLRGFQKSDGKPVRHGKQIMKLISAMMLPHRLAIIKCPAHQKDNSITTMGNNAADEAAKHASGCKSVTNQTTVGEMR; this is encoded by the exons ATGCCAGAATATGATAAACTTTTCTATCTTTACGTTTcaaacagatgcaacatgtACGCAACGGCTGTATTGGCACAAGACTCATGTGCTggtggaaggaaacaacccaTCGCTTACTACAGTGCAAGGTTGGACGACGTAGCACGAGGGTGGCCCCCCTGCTACCAGGGCCTCGCAGCTGTTCACATGGCGTATGAAAAGGCGTCTGCAATAACTAAGTCATATCCTGTGGTTATTTACacccatcataaaatcacagagttgatcaatcacagcaaacttgttctgacaacagcacgttgccttcagtatctaccattgctcacctatccagatgtaacaattaagagatgtgagaccacaaatcctgctaatatgttaccttttgaatttgaaggtgaTACGCACGAGTGCGTCGCTGAGACCACGAGGTACACAAAACTGAGACCGGACTTGGAATCTGAGCCGTTGGACAACGCACAGGTCACGTACTATGTAGATGGGTCATGCTTTCGAGACCACATGGGAACTCACGCAGGCTACGCCGTGGTGCAACAAAAGGAAGGGACGTTTGtgacaataaaagctgaaaagtgtTTACAACCTTGCTCTGCACAATTAGCTGAATTGTATGGACTTACTGCAGCTTGTGAACTTGCTAAAGACTCCTCTGCTAATATCTACACAGATTCAGCATACGCTCACGGAGTATGTCACCTGTTCGGAGCAGTTTGGAAACTGCGCGGCTTTcaaaaatcagatggtaaacCTGTTCGGCATGGGAAACAGATTATGAAGCTAATCTCGGCCATGATGCTTCCACATCGATTGGCCATTATCAAGTGTCCTGCTCATCAAAAAGACAACTCCATCACCACGATGGGAAACAACGCGGCAGACGAAGCTGCAAAGCACGCTTCAGGTTGCAAG AGTGTCACAAACCAGACCACTGTGGGCGAGATGAGGTGA